One part of the Candidatus Hydrogenedentota bacterium genome encodes these proteins:
- a CDS encoding branched-chain amino acid ABC transporter permease produces MCVNTTRFKIIAFCFAAFFAGVVGGLYAHVVSFIQPDSFGFAKSTDFLVYLYAGGSGSLTGSVLGAVLLTALPELLRFMANWRLVIYAVVLVIVMLFRPKGLCGGHELRFLQIRRSDIYDSMPLSANGLLKKGR; encoded by the coding sequence AATGTGTGTAAATACGACTAGGTTTAAGATCATTGCATTCTGTTTTGCGGCATTTTTCGCCGGCGTGGTAGGTGGGCTGTACGCTCACGTCGTGTCGTTTATTCAACCGGACAGTTTCGGGTTTGCTAAATCGACCGATTTCCTTGTTTATCTTTATGCTGGCGGATCAGGTTCCTTAACTGGATCCGTCCTTGGCGCCGTTCTATTGACAGCATTGCCTGAACTTTTGCGCTTCATGGCCAATTGGCGGCTCGTCATATACGCCGTTGTCTTGGTCATCGTAATGTTGTTTCGCCCAAAAGGATTATGCGGCGGGCATGAGCTTCGATTCTTGCAGATCCGGCGCAGCGATATCTACGATTCGATGCCGCTTAGTGCAAACGGCTTACTAAAGAAAGGACGTTGA